Proteins found in one Zea mays cultivar B73 chromosome 1, Zm-B73-REFERENCE-NAM-5.0, whole genome shotgun sequence genomic segment:
- the LOC118476179 gene encoding inositol transporter 4-like: MAFSPTPRVIVVGRVFVGLGVGMASMTAPLYISEASPARIRGALVSTNGLLITGGQFLAYLINLAFTKVPGTWRWMLGIAGVPALVQFVLMLMLPESPKWLYRKVDSSICFYKK, encoded by the exons ATGGCATTTTCCCCGACACCTAGAGTTATCGTTGTTGGGAGGGTATTTGTTGGTCTTGGTGTTGGAATGGCTTCCATGACAGCTCCTCTGTACATCTCTGAAGCCTCCCCTGCTAGGATCAGAGGTGCTCTAGTGAGCACAAATGGGCTTCTCATCACTGGTGGCCAGTTCTTGGCCTACCTCATCAATCTAGCCTTCACTAAG GTGCCAGGGACCTGGCGGTGGATGCTTGGCATTGCAGGGGTTCCTGCCCTGGTCCAGTTCGTACTAATGCTAATGCTGCCAGAATCACCTAAATGGCTCTACAGGAAGGTTGATAGTAGtatttgtttttacaaaaagtaG